A region from the Anoplolepis gracilipes chromosome 2, ASM4749672v1, whole genome shotgun sequence genome encodes:
- the LOC140676237 gene encoding protein lifeguard 4-like: MATVPLMLVEEDVERGGKEQSEHEIQTDFAYRNNVHNADLNIRMGFLRKVYGLLSIQLLMTVVVASVFVMSSTVKLYVQENPWTVGLAFFLTMGILIGLLIKRRDHPANLILLSAFTLVQAYTVGVVVSMYDTTVVLEALFITLTVLLGLTAYTFQTKRDFSFMGFGLFIGLWCLLIGGMIQIFVHSTALELAISIGGALLFCLFIVFDTQAIMQTLSPEEYILATINIYLDIINLFLHILRALAISKQ, translated from the exons ATGGCTACTGTACCATTAATGTTGGTTGAAGAAGATGTTGAACGAGGTGGGAAAGAACAATCTGAACATGAAATACAAACTGATTTTGCATACCGGAACAATGTGCACAATGCAGATCTCAATATACGAATGG GTTTCTTACGTAAGGTTTATGGCTTGTTGAGCATCCAGCTCTTGATGACAGTTGTTGTGGCTTCGGTATTTGTCATGAGTTCAactgtaaaattatatgtacaagaGAA cCCATGGACTGTAGGCTTAGCCTTTTTCTTGACAATGGGAATTTTAATAGGCCTGTTGATAAAAAGAAGGGATCATCCtgctaatttaattcttttaagcGCATTT ACATTGGTACAGGCATATACTGTGGGAGTCGTAGTCTCCATGTATGACACCACGGTAGTCTTGGAAGCTCTTTTTATAACATTGACGGTTTTACTCGGTTTAACAGCTTACACTTTCCAAACCAAACGAGACTTCTCATTTATGGGATTCGG ATTATTCATTGGACTTTGGTGTCTTTTAATTGGTGGTATGAtacaaatttttgttcataGCACTGCATTGGAATTAGCCATAAGCATCGGTGgtgcattattattttgccTGTTTATTGTTTTCGACACACAAGCAATAATGCAGACTCTTTCGCCTGAAGAATATATCTTGgcaacaattaatatttatttagatattattaatttattcttacatattttacgAGCTCTTGCAATTTCGAAAcagtaa
- the Rpl26 gene encoding large ribosomal subunit protein uL24: MKYNRLVSSSRRKNRKRHFTAPSHIRRRLMSAPLSKELRQKYNVRSMPIRKDDEVQVVRGHYKGQQVGKVVQVYRKKFVIYIERIQREKANSANVYVGIDPSKTVIVKLKMDKDRKKIIDRRSKGRLAALGKDKGKYTEDVTAAMETS, translated from the exons ATGAAGTACAATCGGCTGGTGTCCTCCTCGCGCAGGAAGAACAGAAAGAGGCATTTCACAGCGCCTTCTCACATCAGAAGGCGGCTTATGTCAGCCCCGCTGTCCAAGGAATTacgacaaaaatataatgtgcgTTCAATGCCGATTCGTAAGGATGACGAAGTGCAG gTTGTACGTGGCCATTACAAGGGTCAACAAGTAGGAAAAGTTGTCCAAGTTTACAGGAAAAAGTTTGTCATATACATTGAACGAATTCAGCGTGAGAAGGCAAACAGTGCAAATGTATACGTTGGCATTGATCCTTCCAAG acaGTTATTGTTAAGCTGAAAATGGACAAAGATCGTAAGAAGATTATTGATAGGCGAAGTAAAGGCAGACTGGCTGCATTAGGTAAAGACAAAGGCAAATATACAGAAGACGTGACAGCTGCTATGGAAACGtcgtaa